Below is a genomic region from Streptomyces sp. NBC_00461.
CGAGCAGAAGGAGCAGTTCCTGCCCCGGTGCGCCCGCACCGACATCAGCGCCTTCCTGCTGACCGAGCCGGACGTCGGCTCCGACCCGGCCAGGCTCGCGACGACCGCGGTGCCCGAGGGGGACGACTACGTCCTCGACGGGGTCAAGCTGTGGACGACCAACGGCGTGGTCGCCGACCTCCTGGTCGTGATGGCGCGGGTGCCCAAGAGCGAGGGCCACAAGGGAGGCATCACCGCCTTCGTCGTCGAGACCAACTCGCCGGGCATCACGGTCGAGAACCGCAACGCCTTCATGGGCCTGCGCGGCATCGAGAACGGCGTCACCCGCTTCCACCAGGTCCGGGTACCGGCGGCGAACCGCATCGGTCCGGAGGGCGCGGGCCTCAAGATCGCGCTCACCACCCTCAACACCGGCCGGCTCTCCCTCCCCGCCTCCTGCGTGGCCGCCGGCAAGTGGTGCCTGAAGATCGCCCGTGAGTGGTCGGCGGCCCGCGAGCAGTGGGGCAAGCCGATCGCCCACCACGAGGCGGTCGGGTCCAAGATCTCCTTCATCGCGGCGACGACCTTCGCCCTGGAGGCCGTACTGGACCTGTCCTCGCAGATGGCCGACGAGAACCGCAACGACATCCGCATCGAGGGCGCGCTGGCCAAGCTCTACGCCTCCGAGATGGGCTGGCTCATCGCCGACGAACTCGTCCAGATCCGCGGCGGCCGCGGCTTCGAGACGGCGGCGTCCCTGGCCGCCCGCGGCGAACGGGCCGTCCCGGCCGAACAGGTCCTGCGCGACCTGCGCATCAACCGCATCTTCGAGGGCTCGACCGAGATCATGCACCTGCTGATCGCGCGCGAGGCCGTCGATGCCCACCTCTCGGTGGCCGGCGACCTCATCGACCCGGACAAGTCCCTCCAGGACAAGGCGAAGGCCGGCGCGAACGCGGGCGTCTTCTACGCCAAGTGGCTCCCGAAGCTGGTCGCGGGACAGGGACAACTCCCCGGCACCTACGGCGAGTTCCGCCACGAAGTGGACCTGTCCCGGCATCTGCGCTACGTCGAGCGCAACGCCCGCAAGCTGGCCCGCTCCACCTTCTACGCCATGTCCCGCTGGCAGGGCCGCATGGAGACCAAGCAGGGTTTCCTGGGCCGTATCGTCGACATCGGCGCGGAACTGTTCGCGATGAGCGCGGCCTGCGTACGGGCGGAACTCCTGCGCAGCCAGGGCGAGCACGGCCGCGAGGCCTATCAGCTGGCCGACGTCTTCTGCCGCCAGTCCCGCATCCGCGTCGAGGAACTCTTCAACCGTCTGTGGACCAACACCGACGACCTCGACCGCAAGCTGGTCAAGGGCATCATGTCGGGCACCTACGAGTGGCTGGAGGAGGGCATCGTCGACCCCTCGGGCGACGGACCGTGGATCGCCGTGGCGGACCCCGGGCCCTCCGAACACGAGAACGTCCACCGCCCGATCCGGTGATCGATCGGTGATCGTTCCATGACGGGACGTCCCTCTCGGCCCCCCGTGCGGGGGATGAGGGGGACGCACTGTCCTCACACACGGTCCTTACGGCAACAATGGAGGGATGAGCGACAGTCCAGCCCCCTCAGGGTCTCTGCCCCACGCCCTGGCCGACCCGCACCTCGTCTACGACCCCGTGGCGGACGACGGCCCGAAGGACGTGGTGATCCTCGGCTCCACCGGCTCGATCGGCACCCAGGCCATCGACCTCGTGCTGCGCAACCCCGACCGGTTCCGGGTCACCGGGCTCTCGGCCAACGGCGGCCGGATCGCCCTGCTCGCCGAGCAGGCCCACCGGCTCCGGGTGCGGACCGTCGCGGTCGCGCGCGAGGACGTCGTACCGCAGCTGCGCGAGGCGCTGGCCGGCCTGTACGGCGCGGGAGAGCCGCTGCCCGAGATCCTCGCAGGGCCTCAGGCGGCCACCCGGCTCGCCGCGTCCGAGTGCCACACCGTCCTGAACGGCATCACCGGCTCCATCGGTCTCGCCCCGACCCTCGCCGCCCTGGAGGCGGGCCGCACCCTCGCGCTCGCCAACAAGGAGTCGCTCATCGTCGGCGGCCCGCTGGTCAAGGCGCTGGCCAAGCCCGGGCAGATCATCCCGGTCGACTCCGAGCACGCGGCCCTGTTCCAGGCGCTCGCGGCCGGCACGCGCGCGGACGTGCGCAAGCTCGTCGTCACGGCGTCCGGCGGCCCCTTCCGCGGCCGTACGAAGGCCGAACTGGCGAACGTCACCGTCGAGGACGCCCTCGCCCACCCCACCTGGGCGATGGGTCCGGTGATCACGATCAACTCCGCGACCTTGGTCAACAAGGGCCTGGAGGTCATCGAGGCACACTTGCTGTACGACATTCCCTTCGACCGCATTGAGGTCGTCGTGCATCCCCAGTCGTATGTTCACTCGATGATTGAGTTCACCGACGGATCCACGATCGCCCAGGCGACGCCCCCCGACATGCGCGGGCCCATCGCCATCGGCCTCGGCTGGCCCGAGCGCGTCCCTGACGCGGCGCCCGCCTTCGACTGGAGCAAGGCGTCCACGTGGGAGTTCTTCCCGCTCGACAACGACGCCTTTCCCTCGGTGAACCTCGCCCGGCACGTGGGACGGCTCGCGGGCACCGCCCCGGCGGTGTTCAATGCGGCCAACGAGGAGTGTGTCGAGGCGTTCCGCGCCGGTGCACTGCCGTTCAACGGGATCATGGAGACCGTCACCCGGGTCGTCGAGGAGCACGGCACCCCGCGTACGGGAACCTCACTCACCGTCTCGGACGTCCTCGAAGCGGAGACCTGGGCACGGGCCCGGGCGAGGGAACTGACAGGACAGACGGCGACCGCGGAGGCGCGTGCATGACGACCTTGATGATGATCCTCGGCATAGTCGTCTTCGCGTTCGGCCTGCTGGTCTCGATCGCGTGGCACGAGCTGGGGCACCTGTCCACGGCCAAGCTCTTCGGCATCCGCGTGCCCCAGTACATGGTCGGCTTCGGCCCGACCATGTTCTCGCGGAAGAAGGGCGACACCGAGTACGGGATCAAGGCCATCCCGTTCGGCGGCTACATCCGCATGATCGGCATGTTCCCGCCCGGACCCGACGGCAGGCTGGAGGCCCGCTCCACCTCGCCCTGGCGCGGCATGATCGAGGACGCCCGCTCGGCGGCTTTCGAGGAACTGCAGCCGGGCGACGAAACCCGCCTCTTCTACACCCGCAAGCCCTGGAAGCGGGTCATCGTGATGTTCGCGGGCCCGTTCATGAACCTGATCCTGGCGGTGGCGCTGTTCCTCACCGTCCTCATGGGCTTCGGCATCTCCCAGCAGACCACCACGGTCAGCTCGGTCTCCCAGTGCGTCATCGCCCAGAGCGAGAACCGCGACACGTGCAAGAAGGGCGACGCGGCCTCCCCGGCCGCGGCGGCCGGCCTGAAGCCCGGTGACAAGATCCTCGCCTTCAACGGCGTCCGGACCAACGACTGGAACAGGCTCTCCGACCTGATCCGCTCCACCCCCGGCAAGGCGGTCCCGATCGTGGTCGACCGCAAGGGCAAGGAGATCACCCTCAACGCCACGATCGCCAGCAACCAGGTCGCCAGGAAGGACTCCAGCGGCCAGATCGTCGAGGGCAAGTACGTCACCGCCGGCTTCCTCGGCTTCAGCGCGGCCACCGGCATCGTCAAACAGGACTTCGGCCAGTCCCTGACCTGGATGGGCGACCGCGTCGGTGATGCCGTCGACTCCATCGCGGCCCTGCCCGGCAAGATCCCCGGCCTGTGGGACGCGGCCTTCGGCGACGGCAAGCGGGCCCCGGACTCCCCGATGGGCGTGGTCGGCGCGGCCCGTGTGGGCGGCGAGATCTTCACCCTGAACATCCCGGCCACCCAGCAACTGGCCATGTTCGTGATGCTGGTCGCGGGCTTCAACCTCTCCCTGTTCCTCTTCAACATGCTCCCGTTGCTGCCGCTGGACGGCGGCCACATCGCGGGTGCGCTGTGGGAGGCGCTGCGCCGGAACGTGGCGAAGGTGCTGCGCAGGCCGGACCCCGGCCCCTTCGACGTGGCGAAGCTGATGCCCGTCGCCTATGTGGTGGCCGGGATCTTCGTCTGCTTCACCCTCCTCGTCCTCGTGGCGGACGTTGTCAACCCAGTGAAAATCACCTAGTCACATGGAGTTTGTGGCGGCCTGCGACGCTCTGTCGCAGGCCGTCTTCCATTGAGTGGGTTTACGGCCGTGGGGATCCCCCCGCCGAGTGGTTCGAGGTGGGGAAGTGCTGGGGCTTCGGCCCGTGCCGTAATCTCGAAGCCTGGAGCCCGTTGTTCCGGGACCGGACCTTGATCCACGACTTGGGGTTGCTCAACAGATGACTGCGATTTCTCTCGGCATGCCGTCCGTTCCGACCAGGGTTGCCGAGCGTCGGAAGAGCCGGCAGATCCAGGTCGGATCCGTGGCGGTCGGCGGCGACGCCCCCGTGTCCGTGCAGTCGATGACCACGACCCGTACGTCCGACATCGGTGCCACCCTCCAGCAGATCGCCGAGCTCACCGCCTCCGGCTGCCAGATCGTGCGCGTGGCCTGCCCGACGCAGGACGACGCGGACGCGCTCGCCACCATCGCCCGCAAGTCGCAGATCCCGGTGATCGCGGACATCCACTTCCAGCCCAAGTACGTCTTCTCGGCGATCGAGGCCGGCTGCGCCGCGGTCCGGGTGAACCCGGGCAACATCAAGCAGTTCGACGACAAGGTGAAGGAGATCGCGCGGGCCGCGAAGGACCACGGCACGCCGATCCGGATCGGGGTCAACGCCGGCTCGCTGGACCGGCGTCTGCTGCAGAAGTACGGCAAGGCGACACCGGAGGCCCTCGTCGAGAGCGCCCTGTGGGAAGCCTCCCTCTTCGAGGAGCACGACTTCCGGGACATCAAGATCTCGGTCAAGCACAACGACCCGGTCGTGATGATCGAGGCGTACAAGCAGCTCGCCGCCCAGTGCGAGTACCCGCTGCACCTCGGTGTCACCGAGGCCGGTCCGGCCTTCCAGGGCACGATCAAGTCGGCCGTCGCCTTCGGCGCCCTCCTCTCCCAGGGCATCGGCGACACCATCCGCGTCTCCCTCTCGGCCCCGCCGGTCGAGGAGGTCAAGGTCGGCAACCAGATCCTGGAGTCCCTGAATCTCAAGCAGCGCGGCCTGGAGATCGTCTCCTGCCCGTCCTGCGGCCGCGCCCAGGTCGACGTCTACAAGCTGGCCGAGGAGGTCACCGCGGGCCTGACCGGCATGGAGGTCCCGCTCCGCGTCGCGGTCATGGGCTGTGTGGTCAACGGCCCCGGCGAGGCCCGCGAGGCCGACCTCGGCGTCGCCTCCGGCAACGGCAAGGGACAGATCTTCGTCAAGGGCGAGGTCATCAAGACCGTCCCCGAGTCCAAGATCGTCGAGACCCTCATCGAGGAGGCCATGAAGCTGGCCGAACAGATGGAGGCAGACGGCACGGCCTCGGGCGAGCCGTCGGTTTCGGTGGCGGGCTGACGGGACTTTTTCGAGCGCCGGTCGGCAACCTTCAGCCTGTCCGGCGTTTGAGGTCGAGGCCGTTGAGGCTGAAGCGGGGTCTGGGGGCGGGAGTCCTCAGGGACAGCGGGCAGCTGCTACCAACAGACACCTGCCGGTCGGCAACCTTCAGCCTGTCCGGCGTTTGAGGACGAGGCCGTTCAGGCCGAAGCGGGGGTCCGGGGGCGGCAGCCCCCTGTGACGGCACCGCAGCCAAGGGTCACTTGGCAACGGACAGCAGTCCAACAGGGGGCGGCGCGGCTCAGCTTCCGCAGGTACAGTGCGGAGATCCGCAGAACCTCAGGGTGAGGGCCCGCACGTGTTGACGCAGACCACCTCACGGGTGCTCGAACCGAGTGACCTGGACGCCGCGCTCGCCGTCCTCGACCGCGAGCCGGTCGTGAACGCCTTCGTGACGTCGAGGGTCCAGATCGCGGGCCTCGACCCGTGGCGGCTCGGCGGCGAGATGTGGGGCTTCTACGAGGAGGGCATGCTGACCTCCCTGTGCTACGCGGGCGCCAACCTGGTCCCGATCTGCGCCACCCCGCGCGCCGTGCGCGCCTTCGGTGACCGCGCGCGCCGGGCAGGCCGCCGCTGTTCGTCGATCGTCGGCCCCGTGGACGCCACCACCCTGCTGTGGCGGCTGCTCGAACCCAGCTGGGGTCCCGCCCGGGAGGTCCGGTCCCACCAGCCGCTCATGATCACCGACAGCATGCCCGTCGACATCGCCCCGGATCCCTACGTCCGCCGCATCCGCAAGGACGAGATGGAGACGATCATGCCGGCGTGCGTGGCGATGTTCACCGAGGAGGTCGGCGTCTCGCCGCTCGCCGGGGACGGCGGGCTGCTGTACCAGGCCCGGGTCGCCGAACTCGTCGGCTCCGGCCGCTCGTTCGCCCGCCTCGACGAGCACGGCAAGGTCGTCTTCAAGGCGGAGATCGGCGCGGCGACCGACCGGGCCTGCCAGATCCAGGGCGTGTGGGTGGCCCCCGAGTACCGGGGACGCGGGATCGCGGCGCCGGGCATGGCCGCCGTGCTGCGGTACGCGCTGGCGGACGTGGCCCCGATCGCCAGCCTCTACGTCAACGACTTCAACACCCCGGCACGAAGGGCATACCAGCGGGTGGGCTTCCAGGAGGTCGGCGCGTTCATGAGCGTCCTCTTCTAGAGCGCACGTCACGGAGCTGTTCTGACGCTCGGACGATCCCTGTACGCTCCCCACATGCGTCTTCCCGGTCACGGTCACCGCCGCCGCCCCGACGACATCGTGATCGGCCCCCTGGACCTGTCGGCCCACGTCGACGAGGCCTTGGCCGTCCAGGCCGTCGCCTTCGGTCTCGGCGCGGACGAGGTGGCCGTACGCCGTCAGATCGTGCTGCGTCACATGACCTACCCCGGTGCCAGGGCGCTCGGCGCCACCGCTGCAGGACACCTCGTCGGCTTCGTCTACGGCATGCCCAACGACCGCGCCCACTGGTGGTCCACCGTCGTGGAGCCCTACGTCCGGGCGCGGGGACACGAGGACTGGCTCGACGACTCCTTCGTCATCACCGAGCTGCACGTCCACCCCGGCCACCAGAACCTCGGCATCGGCCGCACCCTGATCACCAACATCACCGACGTCGCCGCCGAGCCCCGCTCGATCCTGTCGGCGATCGACGTGGACAGCCCGGCCCGCGGCCTCTACCACTCCCTCGGCTACGAGGACCTGGCCCGCCAGGTCCTCTTCCCGAGCGCCCCGAAGCCGTATGCCGTGATGGGTGCCCCTCTGCCCCTGCGGCGCCGTTAGGGCCTGTCCTCCGGATCGGGCCCAAACCGATTTCCACCGGAACCGGCCCCCCGGCTAACCTCCTTGCCATCACCCTTACCCGGCAGGAGTACGAGAACCATGGCGAACGCACCGGTCCAGCGCATGTCCCAGTTGATGGCCAAGACGCTGCGCGACGACCCGGCGGACGCCGAGGTGCTCAGCCACAAACTCCTCGTCCGCGCCGGCTACGTCCGCCGCACGGCCGCCGGCATCTGGTCCTGGCTCCCCCTCGGCAAGAAGGTCCTCGCCAACGTGGAGCGGATCGTCCGTGAGGAGATGGACGCGATCGGCGCCCAGGAGGTGCTGCTCCCCGCCATCCTGCCCCGGGAGCCGTACGAGGCGACCGGCCGCTGGGAGGAGTACGGCCCCGAACTGTTCCGTCTCCAGGACCGCAAGGGCGGCGACTACCTGCTCGGCCCGACCCACGAGGAGATCTTCACCCTGCTGGTGAAGGACCAGGCGTCCTCCTACAAGGACCTGCCGGTCGTCCTCTACCAGATCCAGAACAAGTACCGCGACGAGGCCCGCCCGCGGGCCGGCATCCTGCGCGGCCGCGAGTTCCTCATGAAGGACTCCTACTCGTTCGACACCGAGGACGAGGGCCTGGCCCGGTCCTACGCCCTGCACCGGGACGCCTACCAGCGGATCTTCGAGCGCCTCGGCCTCGACTACCGCATCTGCGCCGCGACCGCGGGCGCGATGGGCGGCTCCAAGTCGGAGGAGTTCCTCGCCCCGGCCGAGGCCGGCGAGGACACCTTCGCCGACTGCCCGAACTGCGACTTCGCGGCCAACACCGAGGCGATCACCTACGAGTTGAAGCCGGTGGACGCCGCCGGTGTGGCCGCGGTCGAGGAGATTCCCACCCCGGACACCCCGACCATCGAGACCCTCGCCGCGCACCTCGGCGTCCCCGCCTCCGCCACCCTCAAGAACCTCCTGGTGAAGGTCGACGGTGAGATCGTGGCGGTCGGCGTCCCCGGTGACCGCGAGGTCGACCTGGGCAAGGTCGAGGCGCACTTCGCCCCGGCGGCGGTCGAGATGGTCACCGAGGCGGACTTCGCGGGCCGCCCGGACCTGGTCCGCGGCTACGTCGGGCCGCAGGGCCTGGGCGAGAAGGTCACCTACATCGCCGACCCGCGCGTGGCCCCCGGCACCTCCTGGATCACCGGCGCCAGCAAGGACGCCACGCACGCGAGGAACGTCGTCGCGGGCCGTGACTTCGAGGTCGGCGAGTACGTCGACGTCGTGGTCGTCCAGGAAGGCGACCCGTGCCCCAAGTGCGGCACCGGCCTCAAGCTCGACCGTGCCATCGAGATCGGCCACATCTTCCAGCTCGGCCGCAAGTACGCCGACGCCCTCAAGCTCGACGTCCTCGGCCAGAACAGCAAGCCGGTCCGCGTCACCATGGGCTCCTACGGCATCGGCGTCTCCCGGGCGGTCGCGGCACTGGCCGAGCAGACGGCCGACGAGCAGGGCCTGTGCTGGCCGGCCGAGGTCGCCCCGGCCGACGTGCATGTCGTCGCCGCCGGCAAGGCCCAGCAGATCGAGCTGGCGCTGGAGGTCTCGGAGAAGCTGCGGGCGGCCGGTCTGCGCGTCCTGGTCGACGACCGCGCCGGGGTCTCCCCGGGCGTGAAGTTCACCGACTCCGAGCTGATCGGCGTACCGAAGATCCTGGTAGCGGGCCGCCGCGCCGCCGAGGGCGTCCTGGAGCTGAAGGACCGCAGGAGCGGCGAGCGCGAGGAGCTGACCGTGGACGAGGCGATCGCCCGCCTCACCGCGTAAGGACACTCCTCGGGCCGTCCCCCGACCGTAGGGCGCGACAGAGCGCCACTACGGTCGGGGGACGGCCCGGCTCTCAGAGCGACGGCGGCGTACGCAAGGAACTCAGAGCCACCCGGCGAACTCCAGCAACAGCTCCGCGTCCCTCGGTCGCCCCACCCGAAGCGCACGCACTCCCGACTCCACGGCCCGGAACAGCGTCCACCCCCGCAGCCGCTCCTGATCCACGTCGAGCGACTCGGCCAGCCGCTTCACCCGCCGCCGCGTCGTCGCCGCCCCCGACGGCGAGGCGATCAGGTCCTCCACCCGATCCCGCACCAACCGCGCCAGATCGAACGCGCACTCACCCACCACCGGATCGGGCCCCACGGCCAGCCAGGGCATCCGTTCACCGGCGAGAACCTTGCTCTGCCGAAAGGTGCCGTGCAGCAGCCGATCCTCGGGCGGCGCCACCAGCAACTCCTCGCGCGCCCCCACCGCGGCATCGACCAGCACCGCCACGTCCGCCACCGCGGACGCCGTCAGCCGCATCGCCTCCGCCTGCCGACCCGTCCGCTCGGCGACGGTCTCGAAGGAGTGAGTGGCCGGCGGCTCGACCCACAGCCGCCGCAGCGTCCCCGCCGCCTCCAGCAGTGCCTTCGCCTCGGGCAACGACCGCACGGACACATCCGGATGCAGCCGCTCCAGCAGCAGCACACCCTCGACCGGGGGCTCGTCCAGCAGCTGTACGGCACCCGACCCGCCCCAGTGCGCGAGAGCGCGCCGCTCGCTCTCCGGGCGGGCACGGCGGGGGGCAAGCTTCAGCACGGCGGGGGTTGCGTCCGGCCGCCGTACCAGCACGACCAGGCTGCTGCGCCCACCGGGCACCTGCACCCGCTCGACGGTCAACTCGCGTAGCGCGACGGCCTGCCGGGCCGCGTCGGGCAGCTTCTCCAGCCAGTCGTCGCCGTCCGGTGCCGTCTCACCGAGCGCCCTGACCAGACGCTGCGGCGGTGCGAAAACCATGCGCGAGTCGTTCCCTTCCAGTACGCGTCACGCCTTGGGAGCCGGCGAGGCCGAGGCGGTGGCCGCCCGCTCGGCGAGCCCAGGGAAGGCTACGCTCTCGCCGTTCCAGCGCACCGCCCGCACCGCCGCCTCCCGCAGTGCCCCGGCCGCCGAGCGCCGCCGCTCGCCCCCCGTCGCCCGCACCAGGTCGGAGTACACCCCGGCCACCCGGTCCTCCAGCTCGGCGGCCAGCCGCACGGCCGCGGCCGAGTCCGGCACCGGGAACGGCAGCGCGTACCCCGGCGCCGCGGCGACCGGCGTGCCGCCCAGGTCCCGTACCTCGCGCACCAGCGCGTCACGCCGGGCCCGGTGCGCGTCGTACGCCGAGCGGGCCTCCATGCGCCGGTCCGCGCCGATCCGGCCGCCGACGACCCCGTAGCCGTACACCGCGGCGTGCTCGGCGGCCAGCGCCGCCTGCAGGGCCTTCAGCTCCTTCTGGTCGCTCACTTGGCACCTTCCGTCAGCAGATACGCGTGCGCCGCCCCGGCCGCCGCCACCGAGGCCAGCAGCCGTGCCAGCTCGCCCGGCACGTCGAGGAGCGCCGCCGTCCGCCGGTCGGCAAGGGCACGCTCGGCGGCGGCCAGCTCGGCGAGGGCGTCCTTCTCGCTCACCGGCGCGGCGGCGGAGGGGGACGCCGAGGTCTGCGACGCCGAGGTCTGCGACGCCGAAGCCTCCGGCGCCGGGGGGGAGGAGGCCTTGCGGACCGTGCCCCCGAACGCCTCCGTATGCCGTGCGACCTCCGCCCGCAGCGGTCCCAGCCGCTGCGACACCGCGGGATGCGCGGCGATCACGGCGTCGTACCGCCCGAGCATCCCCACGCTCTCCCGGGCCGCAAGCGCGCGTGCCTTCTGGATGACGGACGGGCTGCCGCCGGTGCTCTCCTCGGAGTCTTCGGAACCGCTGGAGCAGCCCACCAGCAGGGCGGCGCCGGCGGCCGAGGCGAACAGGGATCTTCTGCGCGGCCCCGAGGGGGCGCGCGGTGCTGGGGGGTGTGGCACGGGAGACGTCCTCGGGGAGCTCGTACGAACACACGGGCGGGAGGGGCCGCCGGTGATCACGGTACCCGCGCATCCCCCTGACGCACGTCACCGCCTCGACCGCCCAAGAGGCGCCCGGCCCCCCGCCGGAGGCACACGTGGGCGGCAACACGCTCTGCGACCGGATACCCTTTGACCAGACACGCGACCTTCCCACAACAGCACACGCGGCCGAGGAGTCACCCGGATGAGCACCACCCAGAGCGAGAGGCTGCGAGAGCTTCTGGAACCGCTCGTCAGCTCAGAGGGGCTGGATCTCGAAGAGATCGCCGTGGACTCCGTAGGACGCAAGCGGGTGCTGCGCGTCGTCGTCGACTCCGACACGGGTGCCGACCTCGACCAGATCGCCGATGTGAGCCGCGCGCTCTCGGCGAAGCTCGACGAGAGCGACGCGATGGGCGGGGGCGAGTACACCCTCGAAGTCGGAACCCCGGGCGCGGAGCGTCTCCTCACGGAACACCGGCACTACCTGCGCGCCCTGGAGCGGCTGGTCAGGTTCCAGCTGACCGACGGCGACGAGCTGGTCGCCAGGATCCTGAAGGTCGACGACGAAGGCCTCGACCTCGAAGTACCCGGAGTCAAGGGCCGCAAGGCCACCAGCCGCAGACTCGCCTTCGAGGACGTCGAAAAGGCGCGTGTGCAGGTCGAGTTCAACCGCAAGGACAAGAAGGAAGAGGAGGCGTAGCCGTGGACATCGACATGAGTGCCCTGCGGGGCTTGGTTCGGGAGAAGGAGATCTCCTTCCCCCTGCTGGTCGAGGCGATCGAGTCGGCCCTCCTCATCGCCTACCACCGCACCGAGGGAAGCCGCCGCCACGCGCGCGTGGAGCTCAACCGGGAAACCGGCCACGTGACGGTGTGGGCGAAGGAGGACCCCGAGGACCTCGAAGAGGGCCAGGAGGCCCGCGAGTTCGACGACACCCCGTCCGGCTTCGGCCGTATCGCCGCGACCACCGCCAAGCAGGTCATCCTGCAGCGGCTGCGCGACGCCGAGGACGACGCGACGCTCGGCGAGTACGCCGGCCGCGAGGGCGACATCGTCACCGGAGTGGTCCAGCAGGGCCGCGACCCGAAGAACGTGCTCGTGGACATCGGCAAGCTCGAGGCCATCCTGCCCGTGCAGGAGCAGGTGCCGGGCGAGACCTACCCGCACGGGATGCGGCTGCGGTCGTACGTCGTACGAGTGGCGAAGGGCGTCCGCGGCCCGTCCGTCACCCTGTCGCGCACGCACCCCAATCTGGTGAAGAAGCTCTTCGCCCTGGAGGTGCCGGAGATCGCCGACGGGTCCGTGGAGATCGCCGCGATCGCCCGTGAGGCGGGCCACCGCACCAAGATCGCCGTCCGGTCCACCCGGTCCGGGCTGAACGCCAAGGGCGCGTGCATCGGCCCCATGGGCGGACGGGTGCGCAATGTCATGGGCGAACTGAGCGGCGAGAAGATCGACATCGTCGACTGGTCGGACGACCCGGCGGAGATGGTCGCGAACGCGCTCTCCCCGGCCCGGGTCTCCAAGGTCGAGGTCGTCGACCTCGCCGCCCGCTCCGCGCGCGTGACGGTGCCGGACTACCAGCTGTCCCTGGCGATCGGCAAGGAAGGCCAGAACGCCCGCCTCGCGGCCCGGCTGACCGGCTGGCGGATCGACATCCGCCCCGACACCGAGCAGCCCGAGGACCAGCGCGGGGAATAGATCCAAGCCGCGGATGGCTTAGATCACGACAGTTGTATGCGCGGAACTGTTCGATTCTTGCCCCAAAGGGGTGAGGTCGTCAGGGGGAGGTAGACTTAGGAGTGTCTGGCCGGACGCGCGCCCGCGCATGCCCTGAGCGCACCTGTGTGGGGTGCAGGCAGCGAGCGGCCAAGAAGGATCTGCTGCGCATCGTGGCGGTCGAGGGTGAATGTGTCCCCGATCATCGCGGTACGCTGCCCGGCCGGGGTTCGTATGTGCACCCCGCCCAGGTCTGTCTCGACCTGGCGGTACGCCGCCGGGCGTTCACGCGGGCGTTGCGCGCCCCGGGACCGCTCGACACAAAGGCGTTGCGCCTCTATGTCGAGCAGGCAACACCGTAAGAAGCGTCGTACGGAACCCCCGTGCGGCCCTGGTACCCCGCGAGTTGGAAGTAGGTCGAGATTGCGATGAGCACTCGATGAGCACGCGATGAGTACGCCCATGAAGTAGCGACGGTCCGGACGCAACCCGGACCTAAAAGGAGCGAAGTGGCTAAGGTCCGGGTATACGAACTCGCCAAGGAGTTCGGGGTGGAGAGCAAGGTCGTCATGGCCAAGCTCCAAGAACTCGGTGAATTCGTCCGTTCGGCGTCTTCGACCATCGAAGCGCCCGTTGTCCGCAAACTGA
It encodes:
- a CDS encoding GNAT family N-acetyltransferase; the encoded protein is MRLPGHGHRRRPDDIVIGPLDLSAHVDEALAVQAVAFGLGADEVAVRRQIVLRHMTYPGARALGATAAGHLVGFVYGMPNDRAHWWSTVVEPYVRARGHEDWLDDSFVITELHVHPGHQNLGIGRTLITNITDVAAEPRSILSAIDVDSPARGLYHSLGYEDLARQVLFPSAPKPYAVMGAPLPLRRR
- a CDS encoding ferritin-like domain-containing protein, whose protein sequence is MSDQKELKALQAALAAEHAAVYGYGVVGGRIGADRRMEARSAYDAHRARRDALVREVRDLGGTPVAAAPGYALPFPVPDSAAAVRLAAELEDRVAGVYSDLVRATGGERRRSAAGALREAAVRAVRWNGESVAFPGLAERAATASASPAPKA
- a CDS encoding aminoglycoside phosphotransferase family protein; amino-acid sequence: MVFAPPQRLVRALGETAPDGDDWLEKLPDAARQAVALRELTVERVQVPGGRSSLVVLVRRPDATPAVLKLAPRRARPESERRALAHWGGSGAVQLLDEPPVEGVLLLERLHPDVSVRSLPEAKALLEAAGTLRRLWVEPPATHSFETVAERTGRQAEAMRLTASAVADVAVLVDAAVGAREELLVAPPEDRLLHGTFRQSKVLAGERMPWLAVGPDPVVGECAFDLARLVRDRVEDLIASPSGAATTRRRVKRLAESLDVDQERLRGWTLFRAVESGVRALRVGRPRDAELLLEFAGWL
- the rimP gene encoding ribosome maturation factor RimP, with translation MSTTQSERLRELLEPLVSSEGLDLEEIAVDSVGRKRVLRVVVDSDTGADLDQIADVSRALSAKLDESDAMGGGEYTLEVGTPGAERLLTEHRHYLRALERLVRFQLTDGDELVARILKVDDEGLDLEVPGVKGRKATSRRLAFEDVEKARVQVEFNRKDKKEEEA
- a CDS encoding YlxR family protein — translated: MSGRTRARACPERTCVGCRQRAAKKDLLRIVAVEGECVPDHRGTLPGRGSYVHPAQVCLDLAVRRRAFTRALRAPGPLDTKALRLYVEQATP
- the nusA gene encoding transcription termination factor NusA, producing the protein MDIDMSALRGLVREKEISFPLLVEAIESALLIAYHRTEGSRRHARVELNRETGHVTVWAKEDPEDLEEGQEAREFDDTPSGFGRIAATTAKQVILQRLRDAEDDATLGEYAGREGDIVTGVVQQGRDPKNVLVDIGKLEAILPVQEQVPGETYPHGMRLRSYVVRVAKGVRGPSVTLSRTHPNLVKKLFALEVPEIADGSVEIAAIAREAGHRTKIAVRSTRSGLNAKGACIGPMGGRVRNVMGELSGEKIDIVDWSDDPAEMVANALSPARVSKVEVVDLAARSARVTVPDYQLSLAIGKEGQNARLAARLTGWRIDIRPDTEQPEDQRGE
- a CDS encoding proline--tRNA ligase; translation: MANAPVQRMSQLMAKTLRDDPADAEVLSHKLLVRAGYVRRTAAGIWSWLPLGKKVLANVERIVREEMDAIGAQEVLLPAILPREPYEATGRWEEYGPELFRLQDRKGGDYLLGPTHEEIFTLLVKDQASSYKDLPVVLYQIQNKYRDEARPRAGILRGREFLMKDSYSFDTEDEGLARSYALHRDAYQRIFERLGLDYRICAATAGAMGGSKSEEFLAPAEAGEDTFADCPNCDFAANTEAITYELKPVDAAGVAAVEEIPTPDTPTIETLAAHLGVPASATLKNLLVKVDGEIVAVGVPGDREVDLGKVEAHFAPAAVEMVTEADFAGRPDLVRGYVGPQGLGEKVTYIADPRVAPGTSWITGASKDATHARNVVAGRDFEVGEYVDVVVVQEGDPCPKCGTGLKLDRAIEIGHIFQLGRKYADALKLDVLGQNSKPVRVTMGSYGIGVSRAVAALAEQTADEQGLCWPAEVAPADVHVVAAGKAQQIELALEVSEKLRAAGLRVLVDDRAGVSPGVKFTDSELIGVPKILVAGRRAAEGVLELKDRRSGEREELTVDEAIARLTA